A window of the Natronomonas salina genome harbors these coding sequences:
- a CDS encoding NAD(P)/FAD-dependent oxidoreductase yields the protein MRDRRAYEVVVVGGGPAGMTAALYATRLGHRTAVFEKEGGRHAAVSHVHNLYGVSEDVSGQELAAHAVAQLEEYGGDYHLDPVDEVRRTGGDGEGDSRFVVEATHATVEADRVVFATGFTDCGPYVPALQRFDGRGMFYCLHCDAYEVGDSPAFVLGRDDAAATDAMLLLNFTAEVDLLLDGDDPTWSDETDRQLAAHPVEVVEADVVDAYPADVDAEDPWLGGLTFGDGSERDYHGGFAMYGSEYNTSLAAALGCDLAEDGAIEVDADQETSVDGAYAVGDVTHGQNQTVLAMADGASAGMALHRDLRRFPVPVDELEERGSTPAAPAAASDLRARMRLLRRRETHAGLRGPDPRR from the coding sequence ATGCGTGACCGGCGGGCCTACGAGGTCGTCGTCGTGGGCGGCGGGCCGGCCGGGATGACGGCGGCGCTGTACGCGACGCGGCTCGGCCACCGCACGGCGGTCTTCGAGAAGGAGGGCGGCAGGCACGCGGCGGTCAGCCACGTCCACAACCTCTACGGCGTCTCCGAGGACGTCTCGGGGCAGGAACTGGCCGCCCACGCCGTCGCACAGCTCGAGGAGTACGGCGGCGACTACCACCTCGACCCGGTCGACGAGGTCCGGCGAACCGGAGGCGACGGCGAGGGCGACTCCCGGTTCGTCGTCGAGGCCACCCACGCGACCGTCGAGGCCGACCGCGTCGTCTTCGCGACAGGGTTCACGGACTGCGGGCCCTACGTGCCGGCGCTGCAGCGGTTCGACGGCCGCGGGATGTTCTACTGTCTCCACTGCGACGCCTACGAGGTCGGCGACAGCCCGGCGTTCGTCCTCGGCCGCGACGACGCGGCGGCGACCGACGCGATGCTGCTGTTGAACTTCACCGCCGAGGTCGACCTGCTGCTCGACGGCGACGACCCGACGTGGAGCGACGAGACCGACCGCCAGCTGGCGGCCCACCCGGTCGAGGTCGTCGAGGCAGACGTCGTCGACGCCTACCCTGCGGACGTCGACGCCGAGGACCCGTGGCTCGGCGGTCTGACGTTCGGCGACGGCTCCGAGCGCGACTACCACGGCGGCTTCGCGATGTACGGCTCGGAGTACAACACCTCGCTGGCGGCGGCGCTGGGCTGCGACCTCGCCGAGGACGGCGCGATCGAGGTCGACGCCGACCAGGAGACCAGCGTCGACGGCGCCTACGCGGTCGGCGACGTCACCCACGGGCAGAACCAGACGGTCCTCGCGATGGCCGACGGCGCCAGCGCCGGCATGGCGCTGCACAGGGACCTGCGGCGGTTCCCGGTCCCCGTCGACGAACTCGAGGAGCGCGGCTCCACACCCGCGGCCCCGGCGGCGGCCAGCGACCTCCGGGCGCGGATGCGCCTGCTGCGCCGACGGGAGACCCACGCCGGACTCCGCGGCCCCGACCCCCGGCGGTAG
- the hpt gene encoding hypoxanthine/guanine phosphoribosyltransferase has product MDRLRESLHDAPIIDKDGYEYMVHPISNGVPVLDPELLREVVVGVIRAADLDVDKIVAPEAMGIHLATALSLQTDVPLVVIRKRSYGLDGEVSLHQTTGYSESEMYINDVEDGDRVLIVDDLLSTGGTLAAICDALDGIGAEIADIVVVIRKVGESALDDTGYEATSLVDITVEDGEVVIH; this is encoded by the coding sequence ATGGACCGACTGCGCGAATCGCTCCACGACGCGCCGATAATCGACAAGGACGGCTACGAGTACATGGTCCACCCGATCAGCAACGGGGTGCCGGTGCTCGACCCGGAGCTCCTCCGGGAGGTCGTCGTCGGCGTCATCCGCGCGGCCGACCTCGACGTCGACAAGATCGTCGCGCCCGAGGCCATGGGCATCCACCTCGCGACCGCCCTCTCCCTGCAGACGGACGTCCCGCTCGTCGTCATCCGGAAGCGCTCCTACGGCCTCGACGGCGAGGTCTCCCTCCACCAGACGACCGGTTACTCCGAGTCCGAGATGTACATCAACGACGTCGAGGACGGCGACCGCGTGCTCATCGTCGACGACCTGCTGTCGACGGGCGGGACGCTCGCGGCCATCTGCGACGCCCTCGACGGGATCGGCGCCGAGATCGCCGACATCGTCGTCGTCATCCGGAAGGTCGGCGAGTCGGCCCTCGACGACACCGGCTACGAGGCGACCAGCCTCGTCGACATCACCGTCGAGGACGGCGAGGTCGTCATCCACTGA
- a CDS encoding acylphosphatase encodes MPESRVHVFVSGEVQDVHFRDNAHETARAHDLEGWVRNLDDGRVEAVFEGSEEDVETMLEWCERGPIKADVDDVEVEEGNPQGDLDGFEKR; translated from the coding sequence ATGCCCGAGTCACGAGTCCACGTGTTCGTCTCCGGAGAGGTCCAGGACGTCCACTTCCGCGACAACGCCCACGAGACCGCCCGCGCCCACGACCTCGAGGGCTGGGTCCGAAACCTCGACGACGGCCGGGTCGAGGCCGTCTTCGAGGGCAGCGAGGAGGACGTCGAGACCATGCTGGAGTGGTGCGAACGCGGGCCGATAAAGGCCGACGTGGACGACGTCGAGGTCGAGGAGGGGAACCCGCAGGGCGACCTCGACGGCTTCGAGAAGCGCTGA
- a CDS encoding glycosyltransferase gives MAPPAVSFVVPARNEADYLEATLSSIDAQRGDVDHEVVVADGGSTDGTVDVAREHGAEVVSEGGHSIAAGRNAGAAAADGEWLAFVDADTTLTPEYLTTMLAFVEREDLVGASSRCRMTGPYRAKAMEWTINHVFPRLAAPVLPGFNTFVRRDAFERVGGFPDVPNEDTAFSRRLGRDAPTAYCPEVLVESSGRRISELGLTGTLLHYLWLDWGRLRASRGTDQR, from the coding sequence ATGGCACCTCCCGCGGTCAGTTTCGTCGTCCCGGCGCGGAACGAGGCCGACTACCTCGAGGCGACGCTGTCGAGCATCGACGCCCAGCGGGGCGATGTCGACCACGAGGTCGTCGTCGCCGACGGCGGCAGCACCGACGGGACCGTCGACGTCGCCCGCGAACACGGCGCCGAGGTCGTCTCGGAGGGCGGCCACAGCATCGCCGCGGGGCGGAACGCGGGCGCCGCGGCCGCCGACGGCGAGTGGCTGGCGTTCGTCGACGCCGACACGACACTCACGCCCGAGTACCTGACGACGATGCTGGCGTTCGTCGAGCGGGAGGACCTGGTCGGCGCGTCCTCGCGGTGCCGGATGACTGGGCCGTACCGCGCGAAGGCGATGGAGTGGACCATCAACCACGTCTTCCCGCGGCTCGCCGCGCCCGTCCTCCCGGGGTTCAACACGTTCGTCCGCCGGGACGCCTTCGAGCGCGTCGGCGGGTTCCCGGACGTCCCCAACGAGGACACCGCCTTCAGCCGGCGGCTGGGTCGCGACGCGCCGACGGCCTACTGCCCCGAGGTGCTCGTGGAGAGCTCCGGTCGCCGGATCTCGGAGCTCGGACTGACGGGGACGCTGCTCCACTACCTCTGGCTGGACTGGGGCCGGCTCCGCGCCAGCCGCGGCACGGACCAACGTTAA
- a CDS encoding hemolysin family protein produces MVDVALSVGRLLLALFLVVLNGFFVAAEFAFVRIRSTTVEQLADAGRPGSATLTDVMDNLDDYLATTQLGITIASLGLGWAGEPAVASLLEPLLEPVLPAGLIHLISFAVGFSVITFLHVVFGELAPKTLAIQRSQRISLLVAPPMKFCFLLLRPGIVVFNGTANFFTKLVGVQPASETEETLQEDELRMVLARAGKQGHVDMAEVDMIERVFELDDVSVREVMVPRPDVVSLPADASLAELRSVILEAEHTRYPVVEADDADQVVGYLDVKDVLRAGDDGDEAATAGDLAREVLVVPESTRINDLLVQFRDEQRQMAAVIDEWGALEGIATVEDVVEVVVGDLKDDFDVADREPSIDSRGPGTYHVDGGVPISALNDRLDTDFESDEFDTVGGLMLARLGRAPEVGDRIEIDGHSLTVDGVEGARISTVMLREGDDATSEESGEE; encoded by the coding sequence ATGGTAGACGTCGCCCTGTCGGTCGGGCGACTCCTGCTGGCGCTGTTCCTCGTGGTCCTGAACGGCTTCTTCGTCGCCGCCGAGTTCGCCTTCGTGCGGATCCGGTCGACGACGGTCGAGCAACTCGCCGACGCGGGCCGGCCGGGATCCGCTACGCTCACGGACGTGATGGACAACCTCGACGACTACCTCGCGACGACGCAGCTGGGGATCACCATCGCCTCGCTCGGACTCGGGTGGGCCGGCGAACCCGCGGTCGCGTCGCTTCTGGAGCCCCTCCTGGAGCCGGTACTGCCGGCGGGACTCATCCACCTCATCTCCTTCGCCGTCGGCTTCTCCGTGATCACGTTCCTCCACGTCGTCTTCGGCGAACTCGCGCCGAAGACGCTGGCCATCCAGCGCTCCCAGCGGATCTCCCTGCTCGTCGCGCCCCCGATGAAGTTCTGCTTCCTCCTGCTCCGACCCGGCATCGTGGTGTTCAACGGCACGGCGAACTTCTTCACGAAGCTCGTCGGCGTCCAGCCCGCCTCCGAGACCGAGGAGACGCTCCAGGAGGACGAACTCCGGATGGTGCTGGCCCGCGCCGGCAAGCAGGGCCACGTCGACATGGCCGAGGTCGACATGATCGAGCGGGTGTTCGAACTGGACGACGTCAGCGTCCGCGAGGTGATGGTGCCACGGCCCGACGTGGTCAGCCTCCCCGCCGACGCGTCGCTCGCGGAGCTCCGGTCGGTCATCCTGGAGGCCGAGCACACCCGCTATCCGGTGGTCGAGGCCGACGACGCCGACCAAGTGGTCGGCTACCTGGACGTCAAGGACGTCCTCCGGGCGGGCGACGACGGCGACGAGGCGGCCACGGCGGGCGATCTCGCACGCGAGGTCCTCGTCGTCCCCGAGTCGACCCGCATCAACGACCTCCTCGTGCAGTTCCGCGACGAGCAGCGCCAGATGGCCGCCGTCATCGACGAGTGGGGCGCCCTCGAAGGCATCGCGACCGTCGAGGACGTCGTCGAGGTCGTCGTCGGCGACCTCAAGGACGACTTCGACGTCGCGGACCGCGAACCGTCCATCGACAGTCGCGGTCCCGGGACCTACCACGTGGACGGCGGCGTCCCCATCTCCGCGCTCAACGACCGGCTCGACACCGACTTCGAGAGCGACGAGTTCGATACCGTCGGCGGACTCATGCTGGCCCGTCTCGGGCGGGCGCCGGAGGTCGGCGACCGGATCGAAATCGACGGCCACTCGCTGACGGTCGACGGGGTCGAGGGCGCCCGCATCTCGACGGTGATGCTGCGGGAGGGCGACGACGCGACGTCCGAAGAATCCGGCGAAGAATAG
- a CDS encoding deoxyhypusine synthase — protein MSDEDEHEHHPPEREEFGHDPVEHAEVSAGMSVADLAEQYGRAGIGAADLSEAIDVTGEIFASDETTVFLGLAGAMVPAGMRRIVSDLIREGHVDALVTTGANLTHDAIEAVGGKHHHGHHEHPELTEREFDEQLRDEEVDRIYNVYLPQEHFALFEEHLRSEVLEDIGEEVVSIAEFTRELGRANAEVNDREDVDEDAGIAAAAYESDVPIYAPAIQDSVLGLQAWLRSQVTGFSLDALKDMSPLNDLAYEAESTAAIVVGGGVPKNYVLQTMLVTPEAYDYAVQLTMDPPQTGGLSGATLDEARSWGKLKKDARNVSVYADATITLPLVVAGALDRADEAD, from the coding sequence ATGAGCGACGAGGACGAGCACGAACACCACCCGCCCGAGCGGGAGGAGTTCGGCCACGACCCCGTGGAGCACGCCGAGGTCTCGGCCGGCATGTCCGTCGCGGACCTGGCCGAGCAGTACGGTCGGGCGGGCATCGGCGCGGCGGACCTCTCGGAGGCCATCGACGTGACCGGCGAGATCTTCGCCAGCGACGAGACGACGGTCTTCCTGGGGCTGGCTGGCGCGATGGTGCCGGCGGGGATGCGACGGATCGTCTCGGACCTGATCCGCGAGGGCCACGTCGACGCGCTGGTGACGACGGGCGCGAATCTGACCCACGACGCCATCGAGGCCGTCGGCGGCAAGCACCACCACGGCCACCACGAGCACCCCGAACTGACGGAGCGGGAGTTCGACGAGCAGCTCCGCGACGAGGAGGTCGACCGCATCTACAACGTCTACCTGCCCCAGGAGCACTTCGCCTTGTTCGAGGAGCACCTCCGCAGCGAGGTCCTCGAGGACATCGGCGAGGAGGTCGTCTCCATCGCCGAGTTCACCCGCGAACTCGGGCGGGCGAACGCCGAGGTGAACGACCGGGAGGACGTCGACGAGGACGCCGGTATCGCGGCGGCGGCCTACGAGAGCGACGTCCCCATCTACGCGCCGGCGATCCAGGACTCCGTGCTGGGGCTGCAGGCGTGGCTCCGGTCGCAGGTGACCGGCTTCTCGCTGGACGCACTGAAGGACATGTCGCCGCTGAACGACCTCGCCTACGAGGCGGAGTCGACGGCGGCCATCGTCGTCGGCGGGGGCGTGCCGAAGAACTACGTCCTCCAGACGATGCTGGTGACGCCGGAGGCCTACGACTACGCGGTCCAGCTGACGATGGACCCGCCGCAGACGGGCGGGCTCTCGGGGGCGACGCTGGACGAGGCGCGGTCGTGGGGGAAGCTCAAGAAGGACGCCCGGAACGTCTCGGTGTACGCCGACGCCACCATCACGCTGCCGCTCGTGGTCGCGGGCGCGCTCGACCGCGCTGACGAAGCCGACTGA
- a CDS encoding YkgJ family cysteine cluster protein: MRVEVYPGKEAVVDFDPSLTFECVDDCTWCCRHGVLLYEKDFLELASRESLAEATTQFEGRDFVRQEEKADDHPHTGDDGMACFFLREDGLCALHDEHDWKPARCSVFPLEVYVDDDDIHVTIRDEAHEHCEGLDVSERRVVDNLEAFLPELLWELDDPTTKVEL; the protein is encoded by the coding sequence GTGCGCGTCGAGGTGTATCCCGGGAAGGAAGCGGTCGTCGACTTCGACCCCTCGCTGACGTTCGAGTGCGTCGACGACTGCACGTGGTGCTGTCGCCACGGCGTGCTGCTGTACGAGAAGGATTTCCTGGAGCTCGCCTCGCGGGAGTCCCTCGCCGAGGCGACCACCCAGTTCGAGGGGCGGGACTTCGTCCGCCAGGAGGAGAAGGCCGACGACCACCCCCACACCGGCGACGACGGTATGGCCTGCTTCTTCCTCCGCGAGGACGGCCTCTGCGCCCTCCACGACGAACACGACTGGAAGCCCGCCCGGTGTTCCGTCTTCCCGCTGGAGGTGTACGTCGATGACGACGACATCCACGTCACGATCCGCGACGAGGCCCACGAGCACTGCGAGGGCCTGGACGTGAGCGAACGCCGCGTGGTTGACAACCTGGAGGCATTTCTGCCCGAACTACTGTGGGAACTGGACGACCCGACGACGAAGGTCGAACTGTAG
- a CDS encoding class I SAM-dependent methyltransferase, with amino-acid sequence MDSEEVRDHWADRSGEYSPEYYAHYGPDETSETLLEILDRHLGRDASVLELGCSSGRHLAHLHEHGYDDLSGIELNEDAFDVMAEVYPDLADVGEFYPAAIEDVVADFTDDRFDAVYSVETLQHVHPDAEWVLEELVRVAGDLLVTVENEGGEGAQATGSDVNYVNDDFPLYYRDWHDVFTGLGLEEVHAETGERDTVRAFRVPRDRAAR; translated from the coding sequence GTGGATTCTGAGGAGGTACGCGACCACTGGGCGGATCGGTCCGGAGAGTACTCGCCGGAATACTACGCCCACTACGGGCCGGACGAGACCAGCGAGACGCTGCTGGAGATTCTCGACCGTCACCTCGGTCGGGACGCGTCGGTCCTCGAACTCGGCTGCAGTTCCGGCCGCCACCTCGCGCACCTCCACGAGCACGGCTACGACGACCTGTCCGGCATCGAGCTCAACGAGGACGCCTTCGACGTGATGGCCGAGGTCTACCCCGACCTCGCCGACGTCGGGGAGTTCTACCCGGCGGCGATCGAGGACGTCGTCGCGGACTTCACGGACGACCGCTTCGACGCGGTCTACTCCGTGGAGACGCTCCAGCACGTCCACCCCGACGCCGAGTGGGTCCTCGAGGAACTGGTCCGGGTCGCCGGCGACCTCCTCGTCACCGTCGAGAACGAGGGCGGCGAGGGGGCGCAGGCGACCGGGTCGGACGTGAACTACGTCAACGACGACTTCCCGCTGTACTACCGCGACTGGCACGACGTCTTCACGGGGCTGGGGCTGGAGGAGGTACACGCCGAGACCGGCGAGCGCGACACCGTACGCGCGTTCCGCGTCCCGCGGGATCGGGCCGCTCGCTGA
- a CDS encoding TIGR03557 family F420-dependent LLM class oxidoreductase, whose product MTEIGFTLSSEEHHPNDLVEYARQAEAAGFDFLSISDHFHPWVSEQGQSPFVWSTLGGVAAATDDVDVGVGVSAPIIRLHPAVYAQAAATAAAMFEDREFYAGVGTGENLNEHVLGDRWPEHAVRLEMLEEAVEVIKELWTGREVSHHGEHYTVENAKLFTLPEETPPLCVSAYGDRTATTAAEVGDGFWSVGPQEVVDTWEAEGGSGPRFCQLQACVAETEAEAISTVYERWPNVALPGELSSELATPALFEQATQMVEEEDIAESSVLTSPDPQDHIDNIQQAIDAGYDHVYPMQIGDDQSAMIEMYREEVLPSFS is encoded by the coding sequence ATGACCGAAATAGGCTTCACGCTGTCGAGCGAGGAGCATCACCCCAACGACCTCGTCGAGTACGCCCGGCAGGCGGAGGCGGCCGGCTTCGACTTCCTCTCCATCTCGGACCACTTCCACCCCTGGGTCAGCGAGCAGGGGCAGTCCCCCTTCGTCTGGTCGACCCTCGGCGGCGTCGCGGCCGCGACCGACGACGTCGACGTCGGCGTCGGCGTCTCGGCGCCGATCATCCGCCTCCACCCGGCCGTCTACGCGCAGGCCGCCGCCACCGCCGCCGCCATGTTCGAGGACCGCGAGTTCTACGCCGGCGTCGGCACCGGCGAGAACCTGAACGAGCACGTGCTGGGCGACCGCTGGCCGGAACACGCAGTTCGCCTCGAGATGCTCGAGGAAGCCGTCGAGGTCATCAAGGAACTCTGGACCGGGCGGGAGGTCAGCCACCACGGCGAGCACTACACCGTCGAGAACGCGAAGCTGTTCACGCTTCCCGAGGAGACCCCGCCGCTCTGCGTCTCCGCGTACGGCGACCGAACGGCAACGACGGCCGCGGAGGTCGGCGACGGCTTCTGGTCGGTCGGCCCGCAGGAGGTCGTCGACACCTGGGAGGCGGAGGGCGGGTCCGGCCCGCGGTTCTGCCAGCTCCAGGCCTGCGTCGCCGAGACCGAGGCGGAGGCCATCTCGACGGTCTACGAGCGGTGGCCCAACGTCGCACTGCCGGGCGAACTCAGCTCCGAACTCGCGACGCCGGCGCTCTTCGAGCAGGCGACCCAGATGGTCGAGGAGGAGGACATCGCCGAGAGCAGCGTCCTCACGAGCCCCGATCCACAGGACCACATCGACAACATCCAGCAGGCGATCGACGCCGGCTACGACCACGTCTACCCGATGCAGATCGGCGACGACCAGTCGGCCATGATCGAGATGTACCGTGAGGAGGTCCTCCCGTCGTTCTCCTGA
- a CDS encoding uracil-xanthine permease family protein, with protein sequence MSTDTDGEIQLEYGLDEKPPLPKSILLGLQHVAVMIVPATAVAYIVAGEVGLGGADTAYIVQMVLLFSGLATVVQAYTVGPVGAKLPIVMGTSFTFVGASVSIGLNYGLAAVFGAILVTGLLVEGLIGWQFKRIEPFFPPLVTGLVVVIIGLYLIPVAMDYSAGGVGAEDYGAVHNLGLAALVLSIAVVLNLFTRGVARLLAVLAGISIGYVVAVAMGLVDFAPVADAAWVAFPSPGKFGFAFEPVPIVTFAFLFLVSAMETVGDMSGITAAEGRNPSDEEFRGGLLTDGLLSSLGSVFAAFPVTSFSQNVGIVNFTGVMSRHVVAICGVMLAVLGLSPKVGAVVATIPSAVFGGAVLLMAGMVAASGARLILLHTDLDRRNMVIMAVALGLGLGVATKPEALGGLPEAAATFFGEPVIMTALSALLLNTLVPGDQSPLFDARPEDGTGPDAPTPTDD encoded by the coding sequence ATGTCGACCGATACCGACGGGGAGATCCAGCTCGAGTACGGGCTCGACGAGAAGCCCCCGCTGCCGAAGTCGATACTGCTCGGCCTCCAGCACGTCGCGGTGATGATCGTCCCGGCGACGGCCGTCGCCTACATCGTCGCCGGCGAGGTGGGCCTCGGCGGCGCGGACACCGCCTACATCGTCCAGATGGTGCTGCTGTTCTCGGGGCTGGCGACCGTCGTCCAGGCCTACACCGTCGGCCCCGTCGGCGCGAAGCTCCCCATCGTGATGGGGACGAGCTTCACGTTCGTCGGCGCCTCCGTGAGCATCGGGTTGAACTACGGCCTCGCGGCCGTCTTCGGCGCGATACTCGTGACGGGCCTCCTCGTCGAGGGGCTCATCGGCTGGCAGTTCAAGCGCATCGAACCCTTCTTCCCGCCGCTGGTGACCGGCCTCGTCGTCGTCATCATCGGCCTCTACCTCATCCCGGTCGCGATGGACTACTCCGCCGGCGGCGTCGGCGCCGAGGACTACGGCGCGGTCCACAACCTCGGCCTCGCGGCGCTCGTCCTCTCCATCGCGGTCGTCCTCAACCTCTTCACCCGCGGCGTCGCGCGACTGCTGGCGGTCCTCGCGGGTATCAGCATCGGTTACGTCGTCGCCGTCGCGATGGGCCTCGTCGACTTCGCGCCCGTCGCCGACGCGGCGTGGGTCGCCTTCCCCTCGCCCGGCAAGTTCGGCTTCGCCTTCGAGCCGGTCCCCATCGTCACCTTCGCCTTCCTCTTCCTCGTCTCCGCGATGGAGACCGTCGGCGACATGTCCGGCATCACCGCCGCCGAGGGCCGCAACCCCTCCGACGAGGAGTTCCGCGGCGGCCTCCTCACGGACGGCCTGCTCAGTTCGCTGGGCTCCGTCTTCGCCGCATTCCCCGTCACCTCCTTCTCCCAGAACGTCGGCATCGTCAACTTCACCGGCGTGATGAGCCGCCACGTCGTCGCCATCTGCGGCGTCATGCTCGCCGTTCTCGGGCTGAGCCCGAAGGTCGGCGCGGTCGTCGCGACCATCCCCAGCGCCGTCTTCGGCGGCGCCGTCCTCCTGATGGCCGGCATGGTCGCCGCCAGCGGCGCCCGCCTCATCCTGCTGCACACCGACCTCGACCGCCGGAACATGGTCATCATGGCCGTCGCGCTCGGCCTCGGCCTCGGCGTCGCCACCAAACCCGAGGCCCTCGGTGGACTCCCGGAGGCCGCCGCGACCTTCTTCGGCGAACCGGTCATCATGACCGCGCTGTCGGCGCTCCTGCTCAACACCCTCGTCCCCGGCGACCAGAGCCCGCTGTTCGACGCCCGGCCCGAGGACGGCACCGGGCCGGACGCGCCGACCCCGACCGACGACTGA
- a CDS encoding AI-2E family transporter produces MELGSRALDRSRVGWWLLVLAVAGGLAFVLHSFVGTFVLAVFIYYGMRPLDRRLESYLSTSAAAAVSIVVVGLPVLLLVAAVIVVGVTELGNTGLLDQAQSALEPYLGGGSGDITERLSSVAGGDTGSATGVLLQGAGVLSALAGGIMHLFLAVTAAFYLLRDDHRLRGWFRSTIGGAGSTAYAYATAVDRDLATIYFGNVLLVAVVAVAATVVYHAYNLVAPATVSIPAPTALALLTGFASLVPIVVGKIVYIPLTLGLAAQAVRTDPGLLVYPAVLFGVALAFLDLVPMTFVLPKVAGKAGHTGLVLFAYILGPMLFGWYGLFLGPLLLVVGVQTVRIVLEELIHGEPLSPEVTSAEPLGSPPETGDTD; encoded by the coding sequence ATGGAACTCGGTAGTCGGGCGCTCGACCGGTCCCGCGTCGGCTGGTGGCTGCTCGTCCTCGCCGTCGCCGGGGGCTTGGCCTTCGTCCTGCACTCCTTCGTCGGCACCTTCGTGCTCGCAGTGTTCATCTACTACGGGATGCGCCCGCTCGACCGCCGCCTCGAGTCGTACCTGTCGACCAGCGCGGCCGCGGCCGTCTCCATCGTCGTCGTCGGTCTCCCTGTGTTACTGCTCGTCGCCGCAGTCATCGTCGTCGGCGTCACCGAACTCGGGAACACGGGACTGCTCGACCAGGCCCAGTCCGCGCTGGAGCCGTACCTCGGGGGTGGCTCGGGCGATATCACCGAGCGGCTCTCGTCCGTCGCCGGCGGCGACACCGGGTCGGCGACCGGCGTGCTCCTCCAGGGCGCCGGCGTCCTCTCGGCGCTCGCCGGCGGCATCATGCACCTCTTTCTGGCCGTGACGGCGGCCTTCTACCTCCTCCGGGACGACCACCGGCTCCGAGGCTGGTTCCGCTCGACGATCGGTGGCGCGGGGAGCACCGCCTACGCCTACGCGACCGCCGTCGACCGCGACCTCGCGACGATCTACTTCGGGAACGTCCTGCTCGTGGCCGTCGTCGCGGTGGCCGCGACCGTGGTCTACCACGCCTACAACCTGGTCGCGCCGGCCACGGTCTCCATCCCGGCGCCGACCGCGCTGGCGCTGCTGACCGGCTTCGCCAGCCTCGTGCCGATTGTCGTCGGCAAGATCGTCTACATCCCGCTGACGCTCGGCCTGGCCGCCCAGGCCGTCCGGACCGACCCCGGGTTGCTCGTCTACCCGGCCGTCCTCTTCGGCGTCGCCCTCGCGTTCCTCGACCTCGTTCCGATGACGTTCGTCCTCCCGAAGGTGGCCGGGAAGGCCGGCCACACGGGACTGGTACTGTTCGCGTACATCCTCGGGCCGATGCTGTTCGGGTGGTACGGGCTGTTCCTCGGCCCGCTCCTGCTCGTCGTCGGCGTCCAGACGGTCCGGATCGTCCTCGAAGAACTGATCCACGGCGAGCCGCTGTCACCCGAGGTGACGTCCGCGGAGCCGCTCGGGTCGCCGCCCGAGACCGGCGACACGGACTGA
- a CDS encoding acetamidase/formamidase family protein — MPPDPSIDHRLDDRPENVHVGAWNRDLDPVLSVESGDVVAFECRDAANGHFDAGSTVADLEAMSFEGHPLTGPVRVARAEPGDVLAVEFLDFQHEGFGVSYFYPSAAGKGLLPDEFDEPGLHVWNLEGDVGEFVDGIEVPLAPFPGIAGVAPAAPGDHSTTPPRRVGGNLDVKHLTAGSTLYLPVEVAGALFSVGDCHAAQGDGEVCVTGVEAPMSVTARLTLRPEMEIEQPRFETTGPFAPSGADGTAYATTGVADDLVDASRLAIRHMLDHLQEERGLARPDAYILCSAAVDLKINQVVNDPTWTVSAYLSESLFPESTDAM, encoded by the coding sequence GTGCCTCCCGACCCCTCGATCGACCACCGACTCGACGACCGTCCGGAGAACGTCCACGTCGGCGCCTGGAACCGCGACCTCGACCCCGTCCTCTCGGTCGAGTCGGGCGACGTGGTGGCCTTCGAGTGCCGCGACGCGGCGAACGGCCACTTCGACGCCGGGTCGACGGTCGCGGATCTGGAGGCGATGTCCTTCGAGGGGCACCCGCTCACGGGGCCGGTTCGCGTCGCCAGGGCCGAACCGGGCGACGTCCTCGCCGTCGAGTTCCTCGACTTTCAGCACGAGGGCTTCGGAGTGAGCTACTTCTATCCGTCCGCGGCAGGGAAGGGACTCCTCCCTGACGAGTTCGACGAACCGGGGCTGCACGTGTGGAACCTCGAGGGCGACGTCGGCGAGTTCGTCGACGGGATCGAGGTCCCGCTGGCCCCGTTCCCCGGGATCGCCGGCGTGGCCCCTGCAGCGCCCGGCGACCACAGCACCACGCCGCCGCGGCGCGTGGGTGGCAACCTGGACGTCAAGCACCTCACGGCCGGATCGACGCTCTACCTCCCCGTCGAGGTCGCGGGCGCACTGTTCAGCGTCGGCGACTGCCACGCCGCACAGGGCGACGGCGAGGTGTGCGTCACCGGCGTCGAGGCCCCGATGTCCGTCACCGCGCGCCTCACGCTCCGACCGGAGATGGAGATAGAGCAACCGCGGTTCGAGACGACCGGCCCGTTCGCTCCCAGCGGTGCTGACGGGACGGCGTACGCCACTACGGGCGTCGCGGACGACCTCGTGGACGCCTCCAGGCTGGCGATCCGACACATGCTCGACCACCTGCAGGAGGAGCGCGGGCTCGCCCGTCCGGACGCGTACATCCTCTGTTCGGCCGCGGTCGACCTGAAGATCAATCAGGTCGTGAACGACCCGACCTGGACGGTGTCTGCGTACCTCTCGGAGAGCCTCTTCCCCGAGTCGACCGACGCGATGTAG